From Passer domesticus isolate bPasDom1 chromosome 5, bPasDom1.hap1, whole genome shotgun sequence, the proteins below share one genomic window:
- the LOC135300599 gene encoding extracellular serine/threonine protein kinase FAM20C-like, with the protein MRCRLQMLFQRKLKFSFLFLLFLALLVHLVVDFALPTTHRSCGCNTRASKAVGVPSGSPMPGSLKKLSLRILQDFSGSNGSLEKSSQPERAGLHLRAGEPGVQQQQEEANAGWTKGSKLAALFEHPLYNIPVPEVTEKDKLFVVNPMEKFSLRSSGSDEWVSSSKAETLLPTGKTAYDTYPTWLKFHIGINRYELYPRRDPLLPTLLRDLATQRIISSVQKSGGTQLKLIMTFPNYGQALFKPMKQTRDQETPIDFFYFSDFERHNAEIAAFHLDRILDFRRIPPVSGRLVNITKEIRDITTDKKLAKTFFISPAGNVCFYGECSYYCSTEHALCGKPDRLEGSMAALLPDKTLAKRRSWRSPWRRSYHKSKKAEWELNPNYCAQVRETPPYDRGHRLLDLIDMAILDFLMGNMDRHHYETFEKFGNDTFLLHLDNGRGFGAHSRDEPSILAPLQQCCSIKKSTYLRLQLLATQPYRLSDVLREALAADPLAPVLAEPHLQALDRRLGKVLAAVGHCLARAAHREKVLVDDVGSWV; encoded by the exons ATGCGGTGCCGGCTGCaaatgcttttccagaggaaactTAAATTcagctttctctttcttctgttCTTGGCCCTTCTCGTGCACCTGGTGGTGGATTTTGCTCTCCCCACAACCCACAGGTCCTGTGGCTGCAATACTAGAGCATCAAAAGCTGTGGGTGTCCCATCAGGCAGCCCCATGCCGGGCAGCCTCAAAAAGCTGAGCCTGCGAATCCTTCAGGATTTCAGTGGAAGCAACggctccttggagaaaagttcCCAGCCAGAGAGAGCAGGACTGCACTTAAGGGCTGGAGAGCCAGGggtccagcagcagcaagaagaGGCCAATGCAGGGTGGACCAAGGGATCAAAGCTGGCAGCACTCTTCGAGCATCCTCTTTACAACATCCCAGTCCCAGAGGTGACAGAGAAGGACAAGCTGTTTGTCGTCAACCCCATGGAGAAGTTCAGCCTGCGCAGCAGCGGCAGTGACGAATG GGTCAGCAGCAGTAAAGCCGAGACGCTCCTCCCGACAGGGAAGACAGCCTATGACACCTACCCCACCTGGCTCAAATTCCACATCGGCATCAACCGCTATGAGCTGTACCCCCGCCGGGACCCCTTGTTGCCCACGCTCCTCCGGGACTTGGCCACGCAAAGGATCATCAGCTCAG TCCAGAAGTCCGGCGGGACCCAGCTCAAGCTCATCATGACGTTCCCAAACTATGGGCAGGCCCTCTTCAAGCCCATGAA GCAGACCCGGGACCAGGAGACCCCCATTGATTTCTTCTACTTCTCAGACTTTGAGCGGCACAATGCAGAGATTGCAGCCTTCCACCTGGACAG GATCCTGGATTTCCGGCGAATCCCCCCAGTTTCTGGCCGTTTGGTCAACATAACAAAGGAAATTCGGGATATCACCACAGACAAGAAACTGGCCAAGACTTTCTTCATCTCCCCAG CGGGTAACGTCTGCTTCTACGGGGAGTGCTCCTACTACTGCTCCACCGAGCACGCCCTCTGCGGCAAACCGGACCGGCTGGAGGGCTCCATGGCTGCCCTACTCCCTGACAAGACCCTGGCCAAGCGCCGCTCCTGGCGCAGCCCCTGGCGCCGCTCCTACCACAAGAGCAAGAAGGCTGA GTGGGAGCTGAACCCCAACTACTGCGCTCAGGTGCGAGAGACACCGCCCTACGACAGGGGCCATCGGCTCCTCGACCTCATTGACATGGCCATCCTCGACTTCCTCATGG gcaacatgGACCGGCACCACTATGAGACCTTTGAGAAATTTGGGAATGACACTTTCCTGCTCCACCTGGACAACGGTCGCGG cttcGGCGCGCACTCACGCGATGAACCGTCCATCCTGGCCCCTCTCCAGCAATGCTGCAG CATCAAGAAGTCGACTTACCTgcggctgcagctgctggccaccCAGCCCTACCGCCTGAGCGACGTGCTGCGGGAGGCGCTGGCCGCAGACCCCCTGGCCCCTGTGCTGGCTGAGCCCCACCTGCAGGCACTGGACCGGCGCCTGGGGAAGGTGCTGGCGGCGGTGGGACACTGCCTGGCCAGGGCAGCCCACCGGGAGAAGGTGCTGGTGGACGATGTGGGGTCGTGGGTGTGA